From Trichomycterus rosablanca isolate fTriRos1 chromosome 18, fTriRos1.hap1, whole genome shotgun sequence, the proteins below share one genomic window:
- the LOC134332892 gene encoding protocadherin gamma-A11-like: MADAVMLQTVLFFILLSSRFVLGQVSYSIPEEMPKDSLVGNIAQDLGLDVKRLISGKARIHTMDNKEYVELNKDRGVLLIKEKIDRESLCAKKSPCALHLQMILESPMELYTITVEITDINDNVPFFERDEIRIEISESAVTGARFVLESAIDADVGTNGLQSYSLKPTDNFVLELQNYADGGKSVEIILQKSLDRENQGHLTLLLTAMDGGEPVLSGTVQIHIIVLDVNDNAPVFTQKIYKASVFENLPNNFKLITVSASDADQGPNGQVTYYITNTDQSVKDIFIIDQNSGEISLCGAIDYEKSGYYQINIQARDQGGLSDSCKVNIDVLDINDNTPVIAVLSMSTFISEKSPSGTVVAMMNVNDADSEANGQVHCTVSDNIPFSIKSVSNNVFSLLTEHELDRETDSEYNISLTCSDQGIPSLSSSVNLRLHISDVNDNPPVFEIKKYEAYVVENNTPDLSVFTVKAVDADSNQNARVSYILEDSTVNGVPVSSYVSVSADSGIVNAVRSFDYEQLKYFHFRVKSQDGGSPPLSSNVTVKVIIQDQNDNAPQILYPVQTGVSPVAEIVPRSADVGYLVTKVVAVDVDSGQNAWLSYKLQKTSDRALFEVEPQNGEIRTVRQVTDKDAVKQKLTVVVEDNGQPSRSAVVNINVAVADSFPEVLSEFSDFTHGKEYNDDLTFYLVLALAAVSFLFIATVVVIISVKIYRWRQSRIFYQSNLPVIPYYPPGYADTGTLHHMYNYDVCMTSGSRKSDCKYSTLGGKSVLLLDQSLTETMQREIKPSDSPELVSHFLKHFSLLECLKCIGTVYAHA; this comes from the coding sequence ATGGCTGATGCAGTGATGTTGCAGACGGTGTTGTTTTTCATCCTCCTTTCTTCTCGCTTTGTGCTCGGACAGGTCAGCTATTCAATTCCGGAGGAAATGCCGAAAGATTCATTGGTTGGAAATATTGCTCAGGATTTGGGTTTGGATGTAAAAAGACTGATATCTGGAAAAGCTCGTATTCATACAATGGACAACAAGGAATACGTAGAACTGAACAAAGACAGAGGTGTGCTTCTTATTAAAGAGAAAATAGACCGCGAGTCTCTTTGCGCAAAGAAGAGTCCCTGTGCTTTACATCTTCAAATGATACTCGAGAGCCCTATGGAACTGTACACGATTACTGTAGAAATTACCGACATAAATGACAACGTCCCATTTTTCGAAAGGGATGAAATTAGAATTGAAATAAGTGAATCGGCTGTAACCGGAGCCAGATTCGTGTTAGAAAGCGCAATCGATGCGGACGTCGGTACAAATGGGCTACAGAGCTACTCGCTTAAACCGACAGATAATTTTGTTTTAGAGTTGCAGAACTATGCAGATGGTGGTAAAAGCGTAgaaattattttacaaaagtCCCTTGATAGAGAGAATCAAGGTCACTTAACTTTGTTATTAACAGCGATGGATGGAGGTGAACCAGTGCTGTCTGGTACTGTACAGATACACATTATTGTGCTAGATGTTAATGATAACGCTCCTGTTTTTACGCAGAAAATATATAAAGCCTCTGTATTTGAAAACTTGCCaaataatttcaaattaataactgtaagCGCATCTGATGCCGATCAAGGACCAAACGGACAGGTAACCTACTACATTACAAACACAGATCAAAGTGTAAAAGATATATTTATTATCGATCAAAATAGTGGCGAAATATCATTATGCGGAGCGATTGACTATGAAAAGTCAGGCTATTATCAAATTAATATTCAAGCCAGAGACCAAGGTGGACTTTCAGACTCCTGTAAAGTTAATATTGATGTGCTAGATATAAATGACAATACACCAGTTATTGCTGTTCTTTCTATGTCCACTTTTATATCAGAAAAATCTCCTTCAGGAACCGTAGTTGCAATGATGAACGTTAATGACGCGGACTCAGAGGCAAATGGGCAGGTCCATTGCACTGTTAGCGATAATATTCCCTTTTCTATTAAATCCGTATCAAACAACGTTTTCAGTTTACTAACAGAACATGAATTAGATAGAGAAACGGACTCTGAGTACAACATCAGTCTAACATGTTCTGATCAAGGAATTCCGTCACTCTCCAGCAGCGTTAATCTCCGTTTACACATTTCAGATGTGAATGATAACCCACCtgtatttgaaataaaaaagtacGAAGCTTATGTGGTCGAGAACAACACTCCAGATCTCTCTGTATTCACAGTGAAAGCAGTTGACGCCGACTCAAACCAGAATGCGCGCGTTTCTTATATATTAGAAGATAGTACAGTAAATGGAGTTCCGGTGTCATCATATGTGTCAGTCAGTGCTGATAGTGGAATTGTTAATGCTGTGCGGTCTTTCGACTACGAGCAGTTGAAATACTTCCATTTCCGCGTAAAATCGCAGGACGGAGGCTCCCCTCCACTCAGTAGTAATGTGACAGTAAAAGTTATAATCCAAGATCAGAATGACAACGCTCCTCAGATTCTATACCCGGTACAGACTGGTGTCTCACCAGTGGCTGAGATTGTTCCTCGTTCAGCAGATGTTGGTTATCTTGTGACTAAAGTGGTAGCTGTCGATGTTGACTCTGGACAGAATGCCTGGCTCTCCTACAAGCTCCAGAAAACATCAGACAGGGCGCTGTTTGAAGTGGAACCACAAAATGGAGAGATACGGACTGTGCGCCAGGTCACCGATAAAGATGCCGTGAAACAGAAGCTCACTGTAGTTGTGGAGGATAACGGACAGCCATCTCGCTCAGCTGTAGTCAACATCAATGTAGCTGTAGCGGACAGTTTCCCTGAAGTGCTCTCGGAATTCTCGGATTTTACGCACGGCAAAGAATATAATGATGACCTGacgttttatttagttttagcaCTGGctgctgtttcttttttatttatcgcAACTGTAGTAGTTATAATATCAGTGAAGATCTACAGGTGGAGACAATCGCGCATTTTCTATCAGTCCAATTTGCCCGTTATTCCGTACTATCCACCTGGTTATGCAGACACTGGAACTCTGCATCACATGTATAATTATGATGTCTGTATGACATCCGGCTCAAGAAAAAGTGACTGTAAGTACTCAACACTTGGTGGGAAAAGTGTTTTGCTGTTGGATCAGAGTTTAACAGAAACGATGCAACGTGAAATAAAACCTTCAGATTCTCCTGAATTGGTAAgccattttttaaaacacttttcTCTTTTAGAATGTCTCAAATGCATAGGAACAGTATACGCCCATGCGTGA